The Hippoglossus stenolepis isolate QCI-W04-F060 chromosome 11, HSTE1.2, whole genome shotgun sequence genome includes a window with the following:
- the LOC118117337 gene encoding leucine-rich repeat-containing protein 19-like: MGVWSCNIFVLLFLCGASVTEARPAFLSDVEHRGLQRRLLVEEDPTSSNTNGTQRAADPDWGSKSVEWSYLAAGLGTVLTISLLIVMAVKLRLFHRFLASYRHSLLHEADGASQYGHDDLSYPSNVSGRMGRVRGTVSGQDEDDDGFIEDNYIQTSERHRAERERVEEEEGTDDSDDDLQFTVG; encoded by the exons ATGGGGGTGTGGAGCTGCAACATCTTTgtgctgttgtttctctgtggagCTTCTGTCACTGAGGCCCGTCCTGCTTTTTTATCTGACGTGGAGCACAGGGGCCTTCAGAGACGTCTTCTAGTGGAGGAAGACCCCACCAGCAGCAACACTAATGGGACTCAGA GGGCAGCCGATCCAGATTGGGGCTCAAAGTCAGTGGAGTGGTCCTATCTGGCTGCAGGACTGGGCACGGTCCTCACCATCTCCCTCCTCATCGTGATGGCAGTCAAGCTTCGCCTCTTCCACCGCTTCCTGGCCAGCTACAGACACTCCCTGCTCCACGAGGCCGATGGGGCCAGCCAGTACGGTCATGATGATTTGTCTTACCCGAGCAATGTGTCGGGTAGGATGGGAAGGGTCAGGGGGACTGTGAGTGGGCAGGATGAAGACGATGACGGCTTCATCGAGGACAATTATATCCAGACCAGTGAGAGACACCGGgcggagagagaaagagtggaggaggaggaggggacagaCGACAGCGACGATGATCTTCAGTTCACAGTAGGGTGA
- the LOC118117271 gene encoding protein shisa-like-2A, whose amino-acid sequence MSADCSSYHSTDGAFVDSFSCPKPGNAAAAVFCCGFNDVKYCCDDPNSFFPYEYGYMWWLSIGALVGLSIAAVVLLAFLITVCVLCYLFIASKPNRLDNGLPLRVPGDASEGSSHSRATRASGPQGFRKHFSRKLDCDNQPPDPERLFQRCFTATVTSVKVESPS is encoded by the exons atgaGCGCTGACTGCAGCAGTTACCACAGCACTGACGGTGCGTTCGTGGACAGCTTCTCTTGCCCCAAACCTGGAAACGCCGCTGCCGCTGTCTTCTGCTGCGGCTTCAATGATGTTAAATACTGCTGCGATGATCCCAACAGTTTCTTCCCTTATGAGTACGGATACATGTGGTGGCTGAG taTCGGAGCACTGGTTGGTCTGTCCATTGCAGCGGTGGTCCTCCTTGCCTTTCTCATCACGGTGTGTGTCCTCTGCTACCTCTTCATCGCCTCTAAACCCAATCGTCTTGACAACGGCCTACCTCTCAGGGTACCAG GAGATGCCAGCGAGGGATCCAGCCATTCGAGAGCGACCCGTGCCTCTGGTCCGCAGGGATTCAGGAAACACTTCAGCAGGAAGCTGGACTGTGACAACCAGCCGCCGGACCCTGAGCGCCTGTTTCAGAGATGCTTCACAGCCACCGTCACCAGTGTGAAGGTGGAGAGTCCATCGTAG